From Mycobacterium cookii:
AACGACGCCCGGCCTGCGCGGTGTCCGCAACAGATCGGGCGTCGGTCGTGCTACTTGTCGGCCGAAGCGTCCGTCTCGGCGCCGGCCTTGCGCTTGCCGTAGCGCTTCTCGAAGCGCGCGACCCGGCCACCGCTGTCCAGGATCTTCTGCTTGCCGGTGTAGAACGGGTGGCATTGCGAGCAGACCTCGACCACGATGTGGCCGCTCTCTTTGGTGCTGCGGGTCTGGAAGGTGTTACCGCAACCGCAGACCACGGTGGTCTCGCCGTAGGCGGGATGAATGTCAGATTTCATGGTGTCCTCTTCAATCGGCGGTCGCCGGGTCGCCCTGTGGTGCTGAATATCGGACGTGAACCGGAACCTGAATGTCGGCTGCTGATTATGCCAGGTCAGCCGCTCTGTCCCTAAACGCCTGCGTGGGGCTGCACATTCCCGCCAGTGCGTTCGACGACGGCATAGCTGGTCCCACGGCCGGGCCGGGTCCACAAGGTGCCGCCGTGCGGGCTGCTGCCGAGTGCGCTGAGCTCACGTTTCAGGATTTTGTTGGTGGCCGTGGTCGGCAAGCTGTCGACGATCCACACGTGCCGCGGCCAGGCCTTGGGCGACAGATCGGGCTGGTCAGCCAGGAAATTGCTGAATTCAACGGGTGTCAGCTCGGTGCCGTCTTTGAGCACGACGGCCGCCATCACCTGATCGCCGACCTGCTCGTCGGGAACCGCGTATACCGCGACATGGCTGAGGGCCGGTAATCGCTGCAGGATCCGCTCGATCGGCGCTGCCGTCATGTTTTCGCCGTCGACGCGCAACCAGTCGCCGCTGCGCCCGGCGAAGTAGATCCAGCCGTCGGCGTCGCGGTAAGCCAGGTCGCCGGACCAGAACATGCCGTTGCGCAACCGTGCGTCGGTGGCGTCCCTGTCGTTGTAGTAGCCGGCGAACAGCCCGGCTCCGGTGGTGTTGACCAGTTCGCCGATCGCCTCGTCGGCATTGGTCAGCGCGCCGTCGTCGTCGAACTCGGCCACCGGGCATTCGGCGAGAGTGTCGGCGTTGTAGATGCCGACCCCGGGAAAGCCGCGGCCCAGAGAGCCCGGCGGGCAGCCGTCTTCGCGGGTGATGATGATCGCGCCTTCGCTGGAGCCGAAGCCGTCCCACACCGTGCAGTCGAAACGTCGACTGAACTCCGCGATGTCGCGGTCGCTGGCCTCGTTGCCGAACGCGACCCGCAGCGGGTTGTCGTTGTCGTCAGGCTGCTCGGGGGTGGCCAACACATACGCCAACGGCTTGCCGACGTAGTTCATATAGGTCGCGCCGTAGCGACGGAGGTCCGAGAGTAAGCCGGACGCCGAGAAGGTGGCCGGCACCATCGCCGAACCGGAGCCGACAGCCACGCTCCAGCCGGCCAGCAGGGCGTTGGAATGAAAGAGCGGCATCGACAAGTAGCAGACGCCCGACGAATCGACATCGAACCGGTCAATCAGGTTGGCACCGGCGAAGATAACGGTCAGATGCGTGATCTGGACGGCCTTCGGCTCCCCGCTGGTGCCCGACGTGAAGATCATCATGAGCGTGTCGGTGGGGGCGACCTCGCGATGCGGCACCAGCGGACCCGCCGTCGCGAGCAGATCCGACCACTCGTCGGTGCTGACGTCCACTACGCGGACTCCCGGCAGCTCCAGTCCGTCGATCAGCCCGCGATGGGCCGGATCGGTGAGCAGTATCTGACAGTCCGCCCGCAGGATGTCTTTGGCCAACGCCGCACCGCGCCGGGTGTCGTTGATGCCGCACAACACGTATCCGCCGAGTGCTGCCGCGGCCATCGCGGTGAGCATTTCGGGTGTGTTGCCCAGCAGCGCACCGACGTGCAGCGGTCGCTCGGGGTCGGCGATACCGATCAGTGCGGCGGCGGCCGCCGAGGCGTCGCTCAGATGCTCTTGCCAGGTCCATACCTGATCGCCGTGCTTGACCGCCGGCGTGGTGTCGTCGCTGCGTGCGCGAAGCAACTGCTGAATAGTGTCCGCCACGGCTCACCGCTTTCCCTGTCGGTATTCGACAGGCGCAGATTACCGTCGCGGCAACCGCCTCAAAGCGAGACTGCCCTAGTTGGCCGGCCGAGCCGGTGTGCTAACCGGCATCGTCACCGATCAGTCGTTGTCCATGCCCGGGGTCGTCTTGGACACCTGAACAAGGAACTCGTAGTTGTTCTTGGTCTTTCGCAGCTGCGACATCAACAAGTCGATGGCTTGGTGCGAATCCAGACCGGACAACACGCGACGCAGCTTGTGCACGACCGAGAACTCGTCTGGCGACAGCAGCAATTCGTCCTTACGGGTACCCGACGGGTTCACGTCGACGGCCGGGAACACGCGGCGCTCAGAGATCTTGCGATCGAGCTTGAGCTCGGCGTTACCGGTGCCCTTGAACTCTTCGAAGATGACGGTGTCACCGGTGGATCCGGTTTCGACCATCGCCGTGGCGATGATCGTCAACGATCCGCCTTCTTCGATGTTGCGGGCGGCGCCGAGGAAACGCTTCGGCGGGTAGAGCGCGGTGGAGTCGACACCACCGGACAGGATGCGGCCCGAAGCCGGTGATGCGTTGTTGTACGCACGGCCGAGCCGGGTGATCGAGTCGAGCAGCACCACAACGTCCTTGCCCTGCTCGACAAGTCGCTTGGCCCGCTCGATGGCCAGCTCGGCGACCGCGGTGTGGTCCGTCGGCGGTCGGTCGAACGTCGAGGCGATGACCTCACCCTTGACCGAGCGGGTCATGTCGGTGACCTCTTCAGGTCGCTCGTCGACGAGCACGACCATCAGATGGCATTCCGGGTTGTTGAGGGTGATCGCGTTCGCGATGTCCTGCAGGATCGTGGTCTTACCGGCCTTGGGCGGCGACACGATGAGCGCGCGCTGACCCTTACCGATCGGCATGATCAGGTCGATGATGCGGGTGGTCAGACGATCGCCGGTGGTTTCCAGGCGCAGCCGCTGGTTGGGGTACAGGGGCGTCAGCTTGGAGAAGTCGGGGCGCTTCTTGGCGTCCTCGACCGGCCCGCCGTTGACGCTGTCCAGGCGCACCAGCGGGTTGAACTTCTGCCGAGGATTCTTGTCGCCGCCTTCGCCTTCGCGGGGCACCCGCACCGCGCCGGTCACGGCGTCACCGCGGCGTAAACCGTTCTTACGCACCATGTTCATCGAGACGTAGACGTCGCTGGGGCCGGCGAGGTAGCCGGAGGTGCGGACGAACGCGTAGTTGTCGAGCACGTCGAGGATGCCGGCGACCGGCTGGACGACGTCGTCTTCGCGCAGTTCGGTGTCACCGCCGCCGCCTTCGCCGGACCGCTCGCCGCGGCGCCTGCGCTCGCGGAACCGGCGGCCGCGACGTCCGCCGCGCCCGTCACCGTCGTCGTCTTGCTGGTTCTGGTTCGAGCCGCCGCGGTTCTGCTGGCCACCCGAGTTCTGCTGGTCGCCGCCCTTGTCGGAGTCTTTGTCCGAATCGCGGTCCTCGGACTTGCTGTCCTGTTGGTCGCGCTTGGGTTTGTCGTTCTGGTTCTGGTCGTTCTTGTCGGCCCGCTCGGTGCGCTCCTCCGCGACTTCGGTGGCGGAGTTCCGTCCGTTGGAGTCGGATTGCGGCGCGGCATCGGCGTGGTTGGCCGCGGCGCTCGCGTCGTGGTTGTCCGCTTCGGCAGCGGCGCCTCCGTTGGAAGCGGTGCCGTTGGTGTGTCCCTGCCGGCTTTCCCGGATCGCGGCGATCAATTCGTTCTTGCGCATTCCCGACGTGCCTTTGACGCCGGCCTTGTTGGCCAGCGCGCGCAGCTCGGGAAGCACCATGGTTGCCAGCGAGCCGTCGGGCGCATTCTGTTTGGCGCCGGAGTCACTGGAAGTCTCTGGGGTCACGGGGTTGGGCAGCTTGTCATTTTCGGTGCTGTCGCCAGCCGTAACGAGGTCCGTATCGGTCACGGATTTCCTTTCTTTCCCTCGCTGATCGAATCAAGCCAGGGTTCGTTGCATTCAGCCAAGTCGCCGAGTGCTGCCAAGAATCGTCTCTGCAACGGTGATCGCCGAAATTGGCGCAATTAATGGCGACCCATCGTCCACGAGAAGAATTTGGTATTTCGTCCTAGTGTCGACGCAGATACAGACGCTGCGATTGCTGGACGGCTTCGAGAATAACGTGCTTCGATGCCGGAAGCAAGGAGGCCCTCCGCCGTGGCGGGTTCGCTAGCTGGGAACAGCCGTTCCCGAACTCCAGCGGACCCCTTCGCCCGCAGTCATCTCGCTGACAGCAAACCCGTTTGCAGCGGCATATTCCAACGCTTCAGCAGGCAGCTCGGCCGCTGTGCTCAGGGCAATCACCGTTGGACCGGCACCGGAGAGCACAGCTGCCATGTCGTAACGGCGCAACAGCCTCAGGTATTCCGCCGATGCCGGCATCGCGTGCGCGCGTTGCGGCTGGTGGAGGACGTCCTCGGTGGCGGCCATCAGCAGGTCCGGGCGTTCGGTGAGTGCGACGACCAGCAGTGCGGCACGGCTGACATTGAAACGGGCGTCCTGGTGGCTGACCTGAGCGGGAAGCAGTACCCGCGCCTCCGCCGTCGACGAGCGCTGCTCGGGAATCGCGGGGAACAACCGGATGTCGGGATGCAGGCGCACCGGTACCGCCGAGAACTTCGGTGGCAGGCCGCTGACGTCGGTCCACGACACCACGGGGCCGCCCAGCACCGCCGCCGCGGCGTTGTCGGGGTGGCCCTCGAATTCCGACGCCAACTGGATCAGGTCGGCGTGGCTCAACGGCGTCCAACCTGCCTGCGCGAGAAGGCCATTGACCGCCGCGAGGCCACCGACGACCGCCGCCGCCGACGAGCCGACCCCGCGGGAGTGCGGGATCGCGTTACGGCATCGCACCCGCAGGCCCGGCACGCTCGCGCCGGCCGCCTGCAGCCCTCGTTCGACTGCGCGGACCACCAGATGCCCGGCGTCGAGCACCAGTTCGCCGGCGCTTTCTCCTTCGACCTCGACGTGCAACCCGGAATCGGTTGTCTCGACGGCGATTTCGTCATACAGGCTCAGGGCGAGCCCGAGACTGTCGAAGCCCGGGCCGAGGTTGGCGCTGGACGCCGCGACGACCGAGCTGCCCAGCAGCCCGGCAGGCAGCATCGTCACTACGTCAATCCCAACTTCGCGACGACGGCCACGGGGTCGACGGGAACCGGTTCCACCGTCGGCATGTCGCGCAGCGCGGTGTCGGGATCCTTCAATCCGTTGCCGGTCACCGTGCACACCACGGTCGAGCCCCGCTGCACCCAGCCGTCCTCGACGGCTTTGAGCAAACCGGCGATGCTTGCCGCCGACGCAGGCTCGACGAAGACGCCCTCGGTGCCGGCGACCAGGTGATAGGCCTCGAGGATCTCGTCGTCGGTGGCGGCCAGGAACCGGCCGTTGGACTGCTGCTGGGCCGCGACGGCCTGTGCCCATGACGCCGGCGAGCCGATCCGGATCGCGGTGGCGATCGTCTCGGGGTTTCTCACCGGCTCCCCCGACACCAACGGCGCCGCGCCGGCCGCCTGGGTGCCCAGCATCCGCGGCAGCTTGTCGATCACACCGTCAGCGTGGTACTCGGTGTAGCCCTTCCAATACGCGGTGATGTTGCCCGCGTTGCCCACCGGCAGGGCATGGACATCCGGCGCGGTTCCCAGCACGTCGACGATTTCGAACGCTGCGGTCTTCTGGCCCTCGATGCGAACCGGGTTGACCGAGTTGACCAAGGAGATCGTCGGGAAGTCGGCGACGATCTTGCGGGCGACCTCCAGGCAGTCGTCGAAGTTACCGTCGACCTGAATGATCTTGGCGCCGTGCATCACAGCCTGCGCGAGCTTGCCCATCGCGATCTTGCCCTGCGGGATCAGCACCGCGCAGGTGATGCCGGCCCGGGCGGCGTAGGCGGCCGCCGACGCCGAGGTGTTACCGGTCGACGCGCACAGCACGGCCTGCTGCCCGCGCGCGACGGCGTCGGTGACGGCCATCGTCATGCCGCGGTCTTTGAAGGAGCCGGTGGGGTTCAGTCCTTCGACCTTGAGATGAACCGTGCAGCCGGTCTTCGCCGAGAGCCGGGGCGCGGGGATCAGCGGGGTGCCGCCCTCGAACAAGGTGACCGGAACCCAGTCGTCGCCGACCGGCAACCGGTCCCGGTACGCCTCGATCAATCCCGGCCACTGCCGATGCGTGGCGGCGTGTGACGAACTCATGCGTTGGTTCCCTCCAAACGCAGCACGCTGGCCACGCTTTGCACGACGTCGAGATCGGCCAGCGCATCGACGGTTTCGGACAGGGCGGCGTCGGTGGCGCTGTGCGTGACGACCACGACACGGGCGCCGATCCGCTTTCCACCCTCGCCGACGACGCCCTCTTGGCGGACCTCGGCGATGCTGACTTCACGCTTGGCGAATTCCGCTGCGACCGTGGCCAATACACCCGACTTGTCGGCGACGTTCATGCTGACGTAGTAGCGGGTCGAGATCAGTCCCATCGGGGCGACCGGCAGCTGGGCGTATTTCGATTCTTTCGGTCCGCGGCTGCCGAGAACACGGTTGCGGGCCGCCATCACCAGGTCACCGGCGACCGCGGAGGCGGTCGGCGCTCCACCGGCGCCCTGGCCGTAGAACATCAGCCGGCCCGCGGCTTTTGCCTCGACCACGACGGCGTTGAACGCGCCGTTCACGGTCGCCAGCGGATGCTGCAGCGGGACCAGCGCGGGATAGACGCGAGCCGAAACCCGCTGTTGCCCATCGTCGGTGGTGATCCGTTCGCAGATCGACAGCAGTTTGATGGTGCAGCCCAATGCGCGCGCCGAGGCGAAGTCGTCCGGGCTGATCTTCGTGATGCCCTCGCGGTACACGTCGTCGGCGGTGACCCGGGTGTGGAACGCGATCGACGCCAGGATGGCCGCCTTCGCCGCGGCGTCGTAGCCTTCGACGTCGGCGGTGGGGTCGGCTTCGGCGTAGCCGAGCGCGCTCGCATCGGCCAGGGCCTTGTCGTAATCGGCCCCGGTGCTGTCCATTTCGGACAGGATGTAGTTGGTGGTGCCGTTGACGATGCCGGCCACCCGTTGCACGGTGTCGCCGGCCAGCGACTGGGTCAGCGGACGAATCACCGGGATCGCACCGGCGACGGCAGCCTCGAAATAGAGGTCCACATGGGCGTTTTCAGCGGCCTGCGCAAGTTCGCCGGTGGCGACCGATAGCAGCGCCTTGTTCGCCGTCACCACGGACTTACCGTGCTCGATCGCCGACAGGATCGCCTTGCGTGACGGCTCGACGGGACCCATCACTTCCACGACGATGTCGACGTCCTCACGGGAGACCAGCGCGTCGATGTCGTCGGTCAGCAGATCGACAGGCACACCACGGTCGGCGGCCACTCGGCGCACCCCGATGCCGCGCAGCACCAGCGGCGCGCCGATCCGGGCGGCGAGGTCGTCGGCACTCTCCTCGATGATGCGGACAACCTCGCTGCCCACATTGCCCAGTCCCAATACCGCGACACCGACCGGCTTTTCATCTGAGCTCATGTGCGCCACTCCTCCTCATCGCTACGCTCTGCATCGTCGTCAGCGCGGCTCATGTGCGCCACTCCTCCTCATCGCTACGCTCTGCATCGTCACCGGCGCGGCTCATGTGCGCCACTCCTCCTCATCGCTGCGCTCTGCATCGTCGTCAGCGCGGCTCATGTGCGCCGCTCCTCCTCACCTCAAGACTCAGCAGGTCGTCGACCGTCTCCCTGCGCAGGATCAGCCGCGTCTCACCGTCACGCACCGCCACCACCGCCGGGCGGCCAATCAAGTTATAGCGGCTCGACAGCGAATAGCAGTACGCCCCGGTCGCGGCCACGGCGATCAGGTCGCCCGGCGCGATGTCATCCGGCACCCAGGTATCCCGCACGACGATATCGCCGCTCTCACAATGCTTTCCGACGATGCGACCCAGCGTGGCCGCCGCGTCGGTACCTCGCGACACCATCCGTACGTCATAGTCGGCGCCGTAGAGCGATGTGCGGATGTTGTCGCTCATCCCGCCGTCCACGCTGACGTATCGCCGATTCGCGGTCGCGCTCACCCCGACGTCTTTGACGGTGCCGACCTCGTAGAGGGTGACGGTCCCCGGTCCGGCGATGGCGCGGCCGGGTTCGACGACCAGACGCGGCGGCGGCAACCCCACCGCCGCGGATTCGTTGCGCACGATGCACCCGAGTTTGTCGGCCAGTTCGCTCACCGGTGGCGGATCATCGTTGGGCAGATACGAGATACCCAGCCCGCCACCGAGATCGACGGTGGAGATCTGCGCGGTCTTGTCGACACCGAACTCGGCGACCACGTCGCGAAGCAGACCGATCACCCGGTGCGCGGCGATCTCGAAGCCGCCGACGTCGAAGATCTGCGAGCCGATATGACTGTGCAAGCCCACCAGTCTGAGGCGGTCGCTGGCGAAGACCTTGCGAACCGCCGCCATCGCCGCGCCGTTGGACAATGACAGACCGAACTTCTGGTCTTCGTGGGCGGTGGAGATGAACTCGTGTGTGTGGGCTTCGACGCCGACCGTGACGCGGACCAGCACGTCCTGGACGACGCCCGCCTCGCCCGCGATGGCGTCGAGACGCTCGATCTCGAGCATGGAGTCGACGACGACGTGCTTGATTCCGGCCTTGACGGCTGCGGTCAACTCGGTGACCGATTTGTTGTTGCCGTGCAGCGCTATTCGCTCGGGCGGGAAGTCGGCGTGCAGGGCGACGGCGAGTTCGCCGCCGGTGCAGACGTCGAGCGACAAGCCCTCCTCGTCGATCCAGCGCGCAATCTCGCTGGACAAGAACGCCTTACCGGCGTAGTGCACGTTGGCGCCACCGCCGAACGCCGCCGCGATCTCGCGGCAGCGCGACCGGAAGTCGTCCTCGTCGATGACGAACAACGGTGTGCCGTAATCCTGGGCGAGCGACGTCAGCGAGACACCGGCGATGCTGACCGCCCCGTCGTCGCCACGAACTGCGTTGCGCGGCCACACATTCGGCGCGAGTTGCAGAAGCTCCTCAGCCGATGCGGGGCACGGCGGGACGCTCCCATGGTGGAATTCTTCGGCGTGCCGCGGGCCGGCGGGATGGGCGCTCACATTCGCTCCGGAGCGCTCACGCCCAGGACGCCTAGCCCGTTGGCGATCACCTGGCGGGTCGCCTGGCACAGCGCCAACCGGGCGGTGTGCAATTCATTGGGCTCCTCGTCGCCTTGCGGCAGCACCCGGCAGGAGTCGTAGAACCGGTGATAGTCGCCGGCGAGGTCTTCCAAATAACGACACACGCGGTGTGGTTCACGCAGCGCCGCAGCGGTTTTCAGCACCCGGGGGAACTCGCCGAGGTTGCGGATCAGCGCGCCCTCTTTGTCGTGGGTGAGCAACTCGAGGTGGCCGGTGTCGGCGATCAGGCCGAGCTCGGCGGCATTACGGGCCAGCGCGGAGAGCCGCGCGTAGGCGTATTGCACGTAGTAGACCGGGTTTTCGTTGGATGCCGACGACCACAGCGCCAAGTCGATATCGATCGGGGTGTCCACCGAGGACCGCGTCAGGCTGTAGCGCGCCGCGTCGACGCCGATCGCCTCGACCAGGTCGTCGAGGGTGATCACGGTGCCGGCCCGCTTGCTCATCTTCATCGGCTGGCCGTCGCGGACCAGGTTGACCATCTGGCCGATGAGCACCTCGACGCATGCTGGGTCGTCACCGAACGCGGCCGCGGCGGCCTTGAGCCGGGAGATGTAGCCGTGATGGTCGGCGCCGAGCATGTAGATGGTCAGGTCGAAGCCGCGTTCCCGCTTGTCCAGGTAGTAGGCGAGGTCACCGGCGATGTAGGCGGGCTTGCCGTCACTCTTGATCACGACGCGATCTTTGTCGTCGCCAAAAGCACTGGTGCGCAACCAGGTTGCGCCGTCCTTTTCGTAGATGTGGCCGTTCTCGCGCAGCCGGGCGATCGCCTGCTCGACGCGACCGCTGGTGTGCATCGACTCTTCGTGGGTGTAGACGTCGAAGTCGGTGCCGAATTCGTGCAGCGACTCCTTGATGTGAGTGAACATCAGGTCGACGCCGATCCGCCGGAACGTCTCGTGCTGCTCGGCGTCGGGCTGGCTGAGCGCGTCAGGCGCCTGCGCCACGACTTGCGCGGCGATGTCGGCGATGTAGTCACCGGCGTAACCGTCTTCGGGTGTGGGTTCGCCTTTGGCCGCGGCGATCAGCGAGTTGGCGAACCGGTCGATCTGCGCGCCGTGGTCGTTGAAGTAGTACTCACGTACCACGTCGGCGCCCTGCGTGGTGAGCAGCCGGCCGAGCGCGTCGCCGACCGCGGCCCACCGGGTGCCGCCGATGTGGATCGGACCGGTCGGGTTGGCCGAGACGAACTCGAGGTTGATGTGGTGGCCGGCCTGGGCGTCGGAGTTGCCGTAGGTGTTCCCGGCGTCGATGACGTTGCTGACGATCAGGCCCTGCGCCGAGGCGTCCAGCCGCACGTTGATGAAGCCGGGTCCGGCGATCTCCGCCGAGGCGACGCCGTCGGCCCGGGCCAGTGCGTCGGCGAGCCAGCCGGCCAGGTCACGCGGATTGACGCCGACCTTCTTGGCGAGCTGCAGGGCCAGGTTGCTGGCATAGTCGCCGTGGTCGGGGTTACGCGGCCGCTCGACGGTGACCGTCGCCGGCAGAGCGGCGGTGTCGAGCGCGTGCTCGGTCAACACCGCGGTCGCGGTGGCCCTCAGCAGCTCGGCCAGGTCGGCGGGATTCACGCAGGCCATCCTATGGTCTGCGGTGGCCTGGCCCCGAATCCATTCCGGTGCTCAGCTGGTCGCTTTGATGCGTTAGTCTGTCGTGGCCCGTTGGCGCAGCATGTTTCGCGTGCGCCCCCGTAGCTCAGGGGATAGAGCGTCTGCCTCCGGAGCAGAAGGCCGCAGGTTCGAATCCTGCCGGGGGCACCACTCTGAACTGCGCAAACGTGGTCGAATGCGATACTTAGTCCAGCCCGGGGGGCCACGCATCCGGTCAATCGGAGAGAATTTGATCTGGTCCGCCCTCCCCGCAGGACCACATCCGGTAAATTTGGCTCGGCTGGGATGACAGCTGGTCCGGGAAAAGGTTCCGCCGCGCGCACCGCCGCCGCAGAGCTCTGAGGGGCACCCGCCCCGTACCCGACATGTACGGCGATCGTTTGAACGCCGGGATCGCGATGACCGTTTCGCCTGATTTTGCCAAGCACCGACCCGATCAGACTGTCGGGTACCCCGCCGCACCCCATAACGCCGAAACCAACGGCAACGGCTACGGCAATTTTGTTGGGACTAAGACGCTAGACACCGAACGCCGCCGTCGCCCCCCGCCAGGCAGCCCGGAAGAGTACTTGCAGGCACTGCCCGCTTTGGCGCTACTGAACCGATTGCCGATACCCATGCTCGCCACCGGACTCGATGGCGTCGTCGTCTACACCAACCCCGCGTTCGCCATCATGCTCGGCTACCACCCGGACACCATCACGCTTACCGGACAACAGCTTTCCGCGCTGCTGGACGGATATTCGGCGACCCCGCCGCGCGACTGTGTGACCGCACTGCGCGCCGCCAGTACCTTGGTCGTCGACTGGCTGCACGCCGAGGGCTTCCCGGTACGCAGCGTGATATTCGAGTCGGTATTCGCCCGCGCCACTGACCAGATACTGCTGATCGGCGTCACCGACATCACCGAACTGATGTGGTCAAACCACCTCGAATCGAGCTGAGTGTCTGGAGTCAGGACAGCTTCTCGAGCAGCGCTACCTCACCGTGAACAAGCTGGGCGAAACTCTCGGCTTTGGGCAACCCTTCGATCGGTGGCACGCCGTCGGGGAAACAGACCATGTTGGCGTCGGTCCCGGCCGGATTCCAGGCGACGCCGTTACCGACGACCTGCGACGACCGCTCGACGCCGTTGTAGTTGTCGGGCTGAAAACGCGCGGTGCAATACCAGTAACAGTCGTAGCCGAGCCCGCGGATGTGCCGGATCAGCTCGTCGCCACTGGCCGGGTTGTTGTTCTCCACGAACAGAGTTGGCCGCGTGCGGGCGATCAGCTGACCCGCGCCGCGCAACACGGCCAGCTCGAATCCTTCGGCATCGACTTTCAGGAGATCGAGGCGCTCGAGGGCCGCGGTCGCGGCGAACTCGTCGAGGACCGCGACTTCGGTGGACTCGGACGTCAGCCGGCCGGGAAAGTGGCTTTCGCCGCTGAAGCCGGCCGCCACGGAGAACGCGCCGTAGTTCCAGGGGACGGTGTAGTCGGTGGCTTCGATGGTGATGGTCTCGCGACGCTCACCGACCACCACACGATAGGCGTCGACGTTGGTCAGATTGTTGAGCGCGAGATTGCCGCACAGGACGTTGAAGATCAGCCGCTGCGGCTCGAAACAGATGACCCGGCCCGATGCGGCGATCTTGGCCAGCGGCACGGTGTGCAGGCCCAGGTTGGCGCCGACTTCGACGACCACGCTGTCGGTTTTGAGCAGGCGTCGGTACAGCGACACCTCCAGCTCGCACCACTCGCCGTAGACGTCGGCGTAGGTACTGATCATGTCGCCGCGCACCAGCAGAAAGCGTCCCCAGCGACAATCTTTGAGGAATGTCTGCATGCCAGCCGCGACGTGCGCGTCCTACTGGCAGCTGCCGGGCGGCGCCGGCACCACACCGATGATCTGCGGGCCGAACAGGCCCGGCGGTGGTGGCGGCTTGACGCACTGAACCACCACCAGCGACGCCGTCCCCGGGGCGCCGCGGTTGATCGCGCGCCAGTAGGCGCCGTCGTCGTAGGGGATGCCGTCACACGACGGCTCGAGCGGTGACATCTGGTCCACCGTGCCGCCACCCGGGCAGAAGTGGTTACCGGGATCAGGCTTGTGCGGGTCAGGGTCGGCGTGGCCCAGCGGCGCGGTGAGCATGGCGGTGGCGATTAGCGCCACGGTCATCACGAGCTTCATGCTCGGCATCCTATTTCGGTCGACGTCATCGCCGCGCCCCACCCGTGCGACGATGCGCAGATGACCTCCCCGCAGGTACTTCGCGACCTGGTGCGCTGCTCCCGGCCGACCAGCATCGTCGACGTCGGCGCCAGCCCGATCGACGGAGATCCCCCGTACAGAGAAATGCTCCATTACGGCCTGTGCACGGTGACCGGCTTCGAGCCCTTGCAACGCCCGCTGACACAACT
This genomic window contains:
- the lysA gene encoding diaminopimelate decarboxylase, yielding MQLAPNVWPRNAVRGDDGAVSIAGVSLTSLAQDYGTPLFVIDEDDFRSRCREIAAAFGGGANVHYAGKAFLSSEIARWIDEEGLSLDVCTGGELAVALHADFPPERIALHGNNKSVTELTAAVKAGIKHVVVDSMLEIERLDAIAGEAGVVQDVLVRVTVGVEAHTHEFISTAHEDQKFGLSLSNGAAMAAVRKVFASDRLRLVGLHSHIGSQIFDVGGFEIAAHRVIGLLRDVVAEFGVDKTAQISTVDLGGGLGISYLPNDDPPPVSELADKLGCIVRNESAAVGLPPPRLVVEPGRAIAGPGTVTLYEVGTVKDVGVSATANRRYVSVDGGMSDNIRTSLYGADYDVRMVSRGTDAAATLGRIVGKHCESGDIVVRDTWVPDDIAPGDLIAVAATGAYCYSLSSRYNLIGRPAVVAVRDGETRLILRRETVDDLLSLEVRRSGAHEPR
- a CDS encoding PAS domain-containing protein, coding for MTVSPDFAKHRPDQTVGYPAAPHNAETNGNGYGNFVGTKTLDTERRRRPPPGSPEEYLQALPALALLNRLPIPMLATGLDGVVVYTNPAFAIMLGYHPDTITLTGQQLSALLDGYSATPPRDCVTALRAASTLVVDWLHAEGFPVRSVIFESVFARATDQILLIGVTDITELMWSNHLESS
- the argS gene encoding arginine--tRNA ligase — encoded protein: MNPADLAELLRATATAVLTEHALDTAALPATVTVERPRNPDHGDYASNLALQLAKKVGVNPRDLAGWLADALARADGVASAEIAGPGFINVRLDASAQGLIVSNVIDAGNTYGNSDAQAGHHINLEFVSANPTGPIHIGGTRWAAVGDALGRLLTTQGADVVREYYFNDHGAQIDRFANSLIAAAKGEPTPEDGYAGDYIADIAAQVVAQAPDALSQPDAEQHETFRRIGVDLMFTHIKESLHEFGTDFDVYTHEESMHTSGRVEQAIARLRENGHIYEKDGATWLRTSAFGDDKDRVVIKSDGKPAYIAGDLAYYLDKRERGFDLTIYMLGADHHGYISRLKAAAAAFGDDPACVEVLIGQMVNLVRDGQPMKMSKRAGTVITLDDLVEAIGVDAARYSLTRSSVDTPIDIDLALWSSASNENPVYYVQYAYARLSALARNAAELGLIADTGHLELLTHDKEGALIRNLGEFPRVLKTAAALREPHRVCRYLEDLAGDYHRFYDSCRVLPQGDEEPNELHTARLALCQATRQVIANGLGVLGVSAPERM
- a CDS encoding FkbM family methyltransferase, translated to MQTFLKDCRWGRFLLVRGDMISTYADVYGEWCELEVSLYRRLLKTDSVVVEVGANLGLHTVPLAKIAASGRVICFEPQRLIFNVLCGNLALNNLTNVDAYRVVVGERRETITIEATDYTVPWNYGAFSVAAGFSGESHFPGRLTSESTEVAVLDEFAATAALERLDLLKVDAEGFELAVLRGAGQLIARTRPTLFVENNNPASGDELIRHIRGLGYDCYWYCTARFQPDNYNGVERSSQVVGNGVAWNPAGTDANMVCFPDGVPPIEGLPKAESFAQLVHGEVALLEKLS